The following coding sequences are from one Arthrobacter crystallopoietes window:
- a CDS encoding aldehyde dehydrogenase family protein: protein MTRTTVPTAFITATDLLAAIQPADGGRKIFDPATGGTVGRAPVHTAADLDAAVAAARAAQPEWAALGHEKRSEYLNQAADAIDASAEALAELLSREQGKPLNGPNARFEVGACAAWLRATASFVLEPEVVVDDGESHAEVHYRPLGVVGAIGPWNWPMMISVWQLAPSLRMGNTVVMKPSEYTPLSVLALAAVINQALPADLLHVVSGGREVGEALASHPEIDKVMFTGSTATGKAIIRSSADTVKRLTLELGGNDAGIVLEDADPKAIAQDLFWGAFINTGQTCAALKRLYVHDSLYDQVCEELVQVAQNMPMGVGLDENNVLGPLQNKAQFDIVADLVQKAKDSGAKVLTGGNPESGQPGYFYPTTLVAEIDNDNPLVAQEQFGPALPIIRYNTVDEAVEMANGLDVGLGASVWSSDPAKAREVAARIEAGTVWINKHGAVDPRVPFGGAKQSGYGLEFGVAGLKALGTPQVISC, encoded by the coding sequence ATGACCCGAACCACCGTGCCGACAGCTTTCATCACCGCCACTGACCTGCTCGCCGCCATCCAACCCGCCGACGGCGGACGGAAGATCTTCGACCCCGCTACCGGCGGAACCGTCGGCCGCGCACCCGTGCACACCGCCGCGGATTTGGACGCAGCCGTTGCAGCCGCACGCGCAGCGCAGCCAGAGTGGGCTGCGCTGGGCCACGAGAAGCGCAGCGAGTACCTGAACCAGGCCGCGGACGCCATCGATGCCAGTGCGGAGGCGCTCGCCGAGCTGCTTTCGCGCGAGCAGGGCAAGCCGCTGAACGGACCGAATGCGCGTTTCGAGGTCGGGGCGTGCGCCGCCTGGCTGCGCGCCACGGCGTCGTTCGTCTTGGAGCCCGAGGTCGTGGTGGACGACGGCGAAAGCCATGCCGAGGTGCACTACCGTCCGCTCGGCGTCGTCGGCGCGATCGGCCCGTGGAACTGGCCGATGATGATCAGCGTCTGGCAGCTCGCGCCCTCGCTGAGGATGGGCAACACGGTGGTGATGAAGCCGTCCGAGTACACGCCGCTGAGCGTGCTGGCGCTGGCCGCGGTGATTAACCAGGCGCTGCCGGCGGATCTGCTGCACGTGGTTTCCGGCGGCCGCGAGGTCGGCGAGGCGCTGGCCTCCCACCCGGAGATCGACAAGGTGATGTTTACCGGCTCCACCGCCACGGGCAAGGCGATCATTCGTTCCTCCGCGGACACGGTGAAGCGGCTGACGCTGGAGCTCGGCGGCAATGACGCGGGCATCGTGCTCGAGGACGCGGATCCGAAGGCCATCGCGCAGGATCTGTTCTGGGGCGCGTTCATCAACACCGGCCAGACCTGCGCCGCGCTCAAGCGCCTCTACGTCCACGATTCGCTCTACGACCAGGTCTGCGAGGAACTGGTACAGGTCGCCCAGAACATGCCGATGGGTGTGGGGCTGGACGAGAACAATGTGCTGGGCCCGCTGCAGAACAAGGCCCAGTTCGACATTGTCGCGGACCTGGTACAGAAGGCGAAGGACAGCGGCGCCAAGGTGCTGACCGGCGGCAACCCTGAGTCCGGCCAGCCCGGCTACTTCTACCCGACCACCCTCGTGGCGGAAATCGACAACGACAATCCGCTGGTGGCCCAGGAGCAGTTCGGCCCGGCGCTGCCGATCATCCGCTACAACACGGTTGACGAGGCTGTCGAAATGGCCAACGGGCTCGACGTCGGCCTCGGCGCCTCGGTCTGGTCCTCTGACCCGGCCAAGGCCCGCGAAGTCGCCGCGCGGATCGAGGCCGGCACGGTCTGGATCAACAAGCACGGCGCCGTTGACCCGCGCGTGCCGTTCGGCGGCGCCAAGCAGTCCGGCTACGGCCTCGAATTCGGCGTCGCCGGCCTCAAGGCCCTGGGCACCCCGCAGGTGATCAGCTGCTGA
- a CDS encoding flavin monoamine oxidase family protein, with product MSTTTDVIVIGAGFAGLTAARELTQQGRTVRILEARDRIAGRTWVENRMGRNLELGGTWVHWVQPHVWAEMTRYGIGVIAGPEFEKAYWWADGQRHEGPAERVLEIIDEPNKRLLEQTRELIPLPYQPLTNPAVKGVDHESVAARIDALQLDEEARQLLRTFWSLNFNGKIEDAAFTQALRWCSAASGDWMLMFEACATYKVQGGTVALAEAILADTTADLHLNTAVRRVEQNNDGVTVTTADGATHSAKAVIVTLPLNALGTVEFSPALSEGKQAAASRGQAGLGAKVWIKVKGKWDRFVAFGAEDWPINFVQSEYFDEDTTTLVAFGPDGNAVDVEDRDATQAVLEKLVPGIEVLEITGHSWVGDEYAKSTWPMHYTGYLSESLEEMQRPEGNVFLAGSDYANGWGGFIDGAIESGLTTARSVAAKVEQNKAQAAI from the coding sequence ATGAGCACTACCACCGACGTCATTGTCATCGGTGCCGGATTCGCCGGTCTCACCGCGGCGCGCGAACTCACGCAGCAGGGACGCACCGTCAGGATCCTCGAAGCCCGCGACCGGATCGCCGGCCGCACTTGGGTGGAGAACCGGATGGGCCGCAACCTTGAGCTCGGCGGCACCTGGGTCCACTGGGTCCAGCCCCATGTGTGGGCCGAGATGACCCGTTACGGCATCGGCGTTATCGCCGGGCCGGAGTTCGAAAAGGCCTACTGGTGGGCGGACGGACAGCGGCATGAAGGGCCGGCCGAACGCGTGCTGGAAATCATCGACGAGCCCAACAAGCGTCTGCTCGAACAGACGCGCGAGCTCATCCCGCTGCCGTACCAGCCGCTGACCAATCCGGCTGTCAAGGGCGTGGACCATGAAAGTGTCGCCGCACGGATCGACGCCCTCCAGCTGGATGAGGAAGCCCGCCAACTCCTGCGCACCTTCTGGTCGCTGAACTTCAACGGCAAGATCGAGGACGCCGCCTTCACCCAGGCGCTGCGCTGGTGCTCGGCCGCCAGCGGCGACTGGATGCTCATGTTCGAAGCCTGCGCCACCTACAAGGTCCAGGGCGGAACAGTGGCACTGGCCGAGGCGATCCTCGCCGACACCACCGCGGACCTGCACCTCAATACCGCCGTCAGACGAGTCGAGCAAAACAACGACGGCGTCACCGTCACCACCGCTGACGGGGCAACTCATTCCGCGAAGGCAGTGATCGTGACGTTGCCGCTGAATGCCTTGGGCACGGTCGAGTTTTCCCCCGCGCTCTCGGAAGGCAAGCAGGCAGCCGCTTCTCGGGGCCAGGCCGGTCTCGGCGCGAAAGTGTGGATCAAGGTCAAGGGCAAGTGGGACCGTTTTGTGGCCTTCGGCGCGGAGGACTGGCCGATCAACTTTGTTCAATCGGAGTACTTCGACGAGGACACAACCACCTTGGTGGCCTTCGGCCCCGACGGAAACGCCGTCGACGTCGAAGACAGGGACGCGACACAAGCCGTGCTCGAGAAGCTCGTACCCGGCATCGAAGTCCTTGAAATTACCGGCCACTCCTGGGTCGGCGATGAATACGCAAAATCCACCTGGCCCATGCACTACACCGGCTACCTGTCCGAAAGCCTCGAGGAAATGCAGCGCCCCGAAGGCAACGTCTTCCTGGCCGGCTCTGACTATGCCAACGGATGGGGCGGCTTCATCGACGGCGCCATCGAGAGCGGTCTCACCACGGCACGCAGCGTCGCAGCAAAAGTCGAGCAAAACAAGGCACAAGCAGCTATTTGA
- a CDS encoding cupin domain-containing protein, producing MTAPVFHADHTEIQYEPFEVGQVQWLRRNGDGGNEALASGIWHVTPADAPEPFDLPIEEDETIYIVSGHLHIEVLDGDTFDLKAGSMASFSKGAKTRWTVVEPTVEFFVYS from the coding sequence ATGACCGCACCCGTTTTCCACGCCGACCACACCGAAATCCAGTACGAGCCGTTCGAAGTTGGCCAGGTCCAGTGGCTGCGCCGCAATGGCGACGGCGGCAACGAGGCCCTCGCCTCCGGCATCTGGCACGTCACTCCGGCGGATGCCCCGGAACCGTTCGATCTGCCGATCGAAGAGGACGAGACCATCTACATCGTCTCCGGCCACCTCCACATCGAAGTCCTCGACGGCGACACCTTCGATCTGAAGGCCGGCAGCATGGCCTCCTTCTCCAAGGGAGCCAAGACCCGCTGGACCGTGGTCGAGCCTACCGTCGAATTCTTCGTCTACAGCTGA
- a CDS encoding APC family permease: protein MTDHTTPAAAVPAAEPSSLHKTLRWQDAFALAMAVSGGLFVSFGATMAAIGALSAMFIWALAAGIGWLQNNLFAEMASMFPNKPGGVPVYAHEAWKERFAPAGALATFGYWFGWSAVISVVSFTAGAIIQARWFPDQVWVLDLGIAQIGLSQLLGIGLILAIMVPNLFGAQPAAWVNKLLGALLVIPLLIFVVSPIISGNWQFENLTWGLGDEGADHWGGWQDAIVWLYLVGWTAYGTEMCAAFTPEYKSRKDAKRALSASGAYTFAMFALVPLGVGGLVSREDAAADVGGVFVNAFASVLPAGPVADIMLIISIGALLMGVNASMADGSRALYGAALDGLVPRQFEKLNKHQVPARAILTAVVMNILLIIFVSNPISILVAANLGYLLAILLAVSGFIILRKDHPEMPRPFRAGKTAMPLAITLTVYGAVVLVVGSLSSELTGYGGPLELSIGVGILLLSLVLYVIRRRGQEQLPLLREPRQSEYPAAADPASTPEPTN, encoded by the coding sequence ATGACCGACCACACCACACCTGCTGCAGCCGTTCCTGCCGCTGAACCGTCATCCCTGCATAAAACCCTCCGTTGGCAGGACGCGTTCGCGCTTGCTATGGCCGTCTCCGGCGGCTTGTTCGTCTCCTTTGGGGCGACGATGGCGGCCATCGGAGCCCTGTCCGCCATGTTCATTTGGGCACTGGCAGCCGGAATCGGCTGGCTGCAAAACAACCTCTTCGCCGAAATGGCGTCCATGTTTCCCAACAAGCCCGGCGGCGTTCCCGTCTACGCACACGAGGCGTGGAAGGAGCGCTTCGCGCCCGCCGGCGCCCTGGCTACCTTCGGCTACTGGTTCGGCTGGTCCGCGGTCATTTCCGTGGTCAGTTTCACCGCCGGTGCGATCATCCAGGCGCGCTGGTTCCCGGATCAGGTCTGGGTGCTGGACCTCGGCATCGCCCAGATCGGGCTGAGCCAGCTGCTGGGAATCGGCCTGATCCTGGCCATCATGGTCCCGAACCTCTTCGGTGCGCAGCCCGCGGCATGGGTGAACAAGCTCCTCGGTGCACTGCTGGTCATTCCGCTGCTGATCTTCGTCGTCTCGCCGATCATCAGCGGTAACTGGCAGTTCGAAAACCTCACCTGGGGCCTCGGCGACGAAGGCGCCGACCACTGGGGTGGCTGGCAGGACGCTATTGTCTGGCTGTATCTGGTGGGCTGGACCGCCTACGGCACCGAAATGTGCGCTGCCTTCACCCCTGAATACAAGTCCCGCAAGGACGCTAAGCGTGCGCTGTCCGCATCGGGTGCCTACACCTTCGCGATGTTTGCACTGGTCCCGCTCGGTGTTGGCGGCCTGGTCTCGCGTGAAGACGCGGCGGCCGACGTCGGTGGAGTCTTCGTCAACGCCTTCGCCAGCGTCCTGCCGGCCGGCCCCGTCGCCGACATTATGCTGATCATTTCCATCGGCGCGCTGCTGATGGGTGTCAATGCAAGCATGGCCGACGGCTCGCGTGCCCTCTATGGCGCGGCACTGGACGGGCTGGTTCCCCGTCAGTTCGAGAAGCTCAACAAGCATCAGGTGCCTGCCCGGGCGATCCTGACCGCCGTGGTCATGAACATCCTGCTGATCATCTTCGTCTCGAACCCGATCTCGATCCTCGTGGCCGCGAACCTCGGCTACCTGCTGGCCATCCTGCTGGCTGTGAGCGGCTTCATCATCCTGCGCAAAGACCACCCCGAGATGCCACGCCCCTTCCGTGCCGGCAAGACCGCGATGCCGCTGGCCATCACGCTGACGGTTTACGGCGCCGTCGTCCTTGTCGTCGGTTCGCTGTCCTCCGAGCTCACCGGGTACGGCGGACCGCTTGAACTCTCCATCGGCGTCGGCATCCTGCTGCTCTCGCTGGTCCTCTACGTCATCCGCCGCCGCGGCCAGGAGCAGCTGCCGTTGCTGCGCGAACCGCGGCAAAGCGAGTATCCGGCTGCCGCCGATCCCGCATCCACTCCCGAACCAACCAACTAG
- a CDS encoding TetR/AcrR family transcriptional regulator, with the protein MANGRAHKYGDGRDALLAAVVAVVAEKGLRGLTYRAVADHAGVNNTLISHHFGSRSALLEAAMEWASARSIRLSDLSATEEVNAEFAQALVELVQSEPELQLFQYEMILESRRKPELRPAAVKLYDSYVESMQQALQKHGYQDTAPLARAIFAALDGLVLQQLTVSDPGTVREAIVRIGALLEKQPTSLNPAG; encoded by the coding sequence ATGGCCAACGGACGAGCGCACAAATACGGTGATGGGCGGGACGCCTTGCTGGCCGCTGTGGTAGCAGTCGTCGCCGAAAAAGGACTGCGCGGGCTGACATACCGCGCAGTGGCGGACCATGCCGGAGTAAACAACACCCTGATTTCGCACCACTTCGGCTCCCGAAGCGCGCTTCTGGAAGCGGCGATGGAATGGGCGTCAGCCCGCTCCATCCGGCTCAGTGACCTCTCCGCCACAGAAGAAGTAAACGCTGAATTCGCGCAGGCGCTGGTGGAACTCGTGCAGTCGGAGCCTGAACTGCAGCTCTTCCAATACGAGATGATTCTGGAATCCCGCCGCAAACCCGAACTCCGGCCGGCAGCCGTCAAGCTCTATGACAGCTACGTCGAATCGATGCAACAGGCACTCCAGAAGCACGGCTACCAAGACACGGCCCCTCTGGCTCGGGCCATCTTCGCTGCCCTGGACGGACTGGTCCTGCAGCAACTCACCGTGTCGGATCCCGGCACGGTACGTGAAGCAATCGTGCGGATCGGAGCCCTCCTGGAAAAGCAGCCTACTTCGCTGAATCCAGCTGGCTAG